A DNA window from Pseudorasbora parva isolate DD20220531a chromosome 5, ASM2467924v1, whole genome shotgun sequence contains the following coding sequences:
- the gpr18 gene encoding N-arachidonyl glycine receptor, with product MDHNTSLPVMEGHIPQVYRTVSLVFYGIIFTIGTVVNLTALWVFALTTKRRNSITVYMINVALVDLVFILLLPFRIVYYSQDYWPFGDIFCRINAALTVLYPCLALWLFALISTDRYVAIVQPRHTRELKSVRKALLSCAGVWIMTLGSTAPLIFVEEDPDRISNYTTCIKMHDIIYLRRDNPVHFARIVFFFLVPVCIMVGCYIIIVENLIHGRTSKLKPKVKQKSIRIIITLIVQVLVCFVPFHICFVSMLLASSGQGYNTWGAFTTFLMNASTVLDIILFYIVSKQFQDRVISVILYRNYLRSVRRKSRHTNSVRSISNLTSAMI from the coding sequence ATGGATCATAACACATCTTTGCCTGTCATGGAGGGCCACATCCCCCAAGTGTACCGGACTGTTAGCCTAGTGTTTTATGGCATTATCTTCACCATAGGCACAGTGGTCAATCTGACCGCTCTCTGGGTCTTTGCCTTGACCACAAAAAGACGGAACTCCATCACCGTTTACATGATCAATGTCGCTTTAGTGGACTTGGTATTCATCTTACTGCTGCCCTTTCGAATTGTCTACTACAGTCAAGACTACTGGCCTTTTGGGGACATCTTCTGCAGGATTAATGCTGCACTAACAGTGCTTTATCCCTGCCTAGCCTTGTGGCTCTTCGCTCTCATTAGCACAGATCGCTATGTGGCCATAGTGCAGCCGCGACACACCAGAGAACTAAAAAGTGTTCGTAAAGCCTTGTTGTCTTGTGCAGGAGTCTGGATCATGACCTTAGGCAGCACGGCTCCACTCATCTTCGTAGAAGAAGACCCAGACCGTATCTCAAACTATACCACTTGCATCAAGATGCATGACATCATCTACTTGCGCCGTGACAATCCCGTCCACTTCGCGCGTATTGTTTTCTTCTTCCTGGTGCCAGTGTGCATCATGGTCGGCTGTTACATAATCATCGTAGAAAATCTCATCCACGGCCGCACGTCCAAACTGAAGCCCAAAGTCAAGCAAAAGTCCATCAGGATCATCATCACACTGATCGTTCAGGTGCTTGTGTGCTTTGTGCCTTTCCACATCTGCTTTGTTTCCATGCTGCTGGCCAGCAGTGGGCAGGGTTACAACACCTGGGGGGCCTTCACCACCTTCCTGATGAATGCGAGTACAGTGCTGGACATCATACTCTTCTACATTGTGTCAAAGCAGTTTCAGGACCGTGTGATCAGCGTGATCTTATACAGGAACTACCTGAGGAGCGTTCGCAGGAAGAGCCGTCACACCAACAGTGTTCGCTCAATCAGCAACCTGACCAGCGCCATGATCTGA